In Sander lucioperca isolate FBNREF2018 chromosome 21, SLUC_FBN_1.2, whole genome shotgun sequence, the following proteins share a genomic window:
- the rnf25 gene encoding E3 ubiquitin-protein ligase RNF25 — protein MAAECDVFSEIEVLQSIYLDELLVNRKEDGGWEVSLVLYPSTAEDSVSQFVRLTLTLTLDQQYPSSSPAISIHHPRGLSDDKISSVQKCLQLEAQSCLGSPVLYQLIEKAKEILTESNIPHGNCVICLYGFKEGETFSKTSCYHYFHSHCLGRYARHSERELRQREKELEEDKTRERTDYQELTVVCPVCREPLTYDVDQLLSSPAPQLPELDEAAIGSNFQQKWCELQKLLERQRSKGGIIDPEVESNRFFIHTNETPSAAENGNLDADVSPGPPVLSASNVSSYKTGVRAEQFVPGLSHCRGAQGQRRPNQARGPRRGGRSRPQHWRAAPITQHLDKLSLSSDCTEGPINAKAQGNHGQPMQVNAELCQSKTGRGVYSEQQQTLVSPDDQPACQAALETECLKDAADSAGGHGHRGRRRGPHRSVPDIGAPGRYYWDGRASRSRGGPNNLYSRGGGPRRGHGRGFQHKVVERERAREEVL, from the exons ATGGCAGCGGAGTGCGA TGTGTTCTCTGAAATCGAAGTGCTGCAGTCTATCTATCTGGATGAACTGCTGGTCAACAGGAAAGAAGACGG GGGCTGGGAGGTGAGCCTGGTCCTGTACCCGTCCACAGCGGAGGACTCGGTCTCCCAGTTTGTCCGACTCACTCTGACTTTGACCCTTGATCAGCAG TATCCCTCGTCTTCTCCAGCCATCTCCATTCATCACCCACGGGGGCTTTCTGATGACAAGATCAGCAG TGTCCAAAAGTGTCTTCAGTTGGAGGCTCAGTCGTGTCTGGGTTCACCAGTGTTGTATCAGCTCATTGAG AAAGCGAAagaaatcctgactgaaagcaATATTCCTCATGGAAACTGTGTCATTTGCCTCTATGGCTTTAAG GAGGGAGAGACGTTCTCCAAGACGAGCTGCTACCACTACTTCCACTCCCACTGCCTCGGCCGCTACGCCCGCCACTCTGAGAGGGAGCTCCGCCAGAGGGAGAAGGAGTTGGAGGAGGACAAGACCAGGGAGAGAACAGACTATCAG GAGCTGACTGTGGTGTGTCCCGTGTGTAGAGAGCCTCTAACGTATGATGTGGATCAGCTTCTGTCCTCCCCCGCCCCCCAGCTGCCCGAG CTGGACGAAGCAGCGATTGGTTCAAATTTTCAACAGAAATGGTGTGAACTCCAGAAGCTTTTGGAAAGACAGAGGTCTAAAGGTGGGATCATTGACCCGGAGGTGGAATCGAATCGCTTTTTCATCCATACCAACGAG ACTCcatctgctgctgaaaacggaaACCTGGACGCAGATGTCTCACCTGGACCCCCAGTACTGTCTGCTTCTAATGTTTCCTCTTACAAAACTGGTGTCAGAGCAGAGCAGTTTGTTCCTGGACTGTCCCACTGCAGAGGCGCTCAGGGCCAGAGGCGTCCGAACCAGGCGAGGGGGCCGAGGAGAGGAGGCAGATCCAGACCACAACACTGGAGAGCCGCCCCCATCACACAGCACCTGGATAAGCTGTCACTGTCCTCCGACTGCACTGAAGGACCAATAAATGCCAAAGCTCAGGGTAACCATGGCCAACCGATGCAAGTAAATGCAGAGTTATGTCAGTCTAAGACAGGCAGGGGTGTCTACTCAGAGCAACAACAGACCCTGGTGTCTCCAGATGACCAGCCAGCGTGCCAGGCAGCCTTGGAAACTGAATGTCTAAAAGATGCTGCAGACTCTGCAGGTGGTCATGGTCACCGTGGAAGGAGAAGGGGTCCTCACAGATCTGTCCCAGACATTGGGGCCCCTGGGCGTTATTACTGGGACGGTCGAGCTTCAAGAAGCAGGGGAGGGCCCAATAACCTGTACAGCAGAGGAGGGGGTCCCCGCCGGGGTCACGGCAGGGGCTTCCAACACAAggtggtggagagagagagggctagAGAGGAGGTGCTATGA
- the kat8 gene encoding histone acetyltransferase KAT8 codes for MTGGTEFHKSYNNSKDSDPRMDVDMDSSHMESERGELDSNVSIQAACSSNGSGGEEDEAEAIDRVREAGGSSIHHTPDRGGVFCSGREQEVSVEIGETYLCQRADKTWHTAEVIQSRLNEQEGREEFYVHYVGFNRRLDEWVGKARLALTKTVKDAVRKSTEIGSVGDLGEQPERKITRNQKRKHDEINHVQKTYAEMDPTTAALEKEHEAITKVKYVDKIQIGNFEIDAWYFSPFPEDYGKQPKLWICEYCLKYMKYEKTFRHHLSHCQWKQPPGKEIYRRSNISVYEVDGRDHKIYCQNLCLLAKLFLDHKTLYFDVEPFIFYILTEVNKQGAHIVGYFSKEKESPDGNNVACILTLPPYQRRGYGKFLIAFSYELSKLESAVGSPEKPLSDLGKLSYRSYWSWVLLEILRDFRGTLSIKDLSQMTSITQSDIISTLQSLNMVKYWKGQHVICVTPKLVEEHLKSAQYKKPPITVDTMCLKWAPPKNKQAKLSKK; via the exons ATGACTGGCGGGACTGAGTTTCACAAAAGCTACAATAATAGCAAGGACTCTGATCCTAGAATGGATGTGGACATGGACTCTAGCCATATGGAAAGTGAGCGGGGTGAATTGGACAGTAACGTTAGTATCCAGGCTGCTTGCTCTTCCAACGGCAGTGGCGGGGAAGAGGACGAGGCGGAGGCCATTGACCGTGTGAGAGAAGCCGGGGGCTCTAGTATTCATCACACCCCGGATAGAGGCGGAGTGTTCTGCAGCGGAAGGGAGCAGGAGGTCTCGGTCGAAATTGGAGAGACGTATTTATGTCAAAGAGCCGACAAGACATGGC ATACAGCGGAGGTTATTCAGTCCCGATTGAACGAACAGGAGGGCAGAGAGGAGTTCTATGTTCACTATGTAGGAT TTAACAGACGCCTAGATGAGTGGGTGGGTAAAGCCCGCCTAGCACTCACCAAGACGGTGAAGGATGCAGTGAGGAAGAGCACAGAGATCGGAAGCGTTGGTGATTTGGGTGAACAGCCTGAAAGGAAGATCACTCGCAACCAGAAGCGCAAACATGATGAGATCAACCATGTACAGAAG ACATATGCAGAGATGGACCCAACAACAGCTGCCCTGGAGAAGGAGCATGAGGCG ATCACGAAAGTGAAATATGTGGATAAGATCCAGATAGGAAACTTTGAGATTGATGCCTGGTACTTCTCGCCGTTTCCAGAGGACTATGGCAAGCAGCCCAAGCTGTGGATCTGCGAGTACTGCCTTAAATACATGAAGTACGAGAAGACCTTCAGGCATCATCTG TCCCACTGTCAGTGGAAGCAGCCTCCAGGCAAAGAAATCTACAGAAGGAGCAACATATCAGTGTATGAAGTGGATGGGCGGGACCACAAG ATCTACTGTCAAAATCTTTGTCTACTAGCAAAACTATTTCTCGACCACAAGACGCTTTATTTTGACGTGGAGCCCTTTATCTTCTATATCCTCACTGAAGTCAACAAACAGGGAGCGCACATTGTCGGCTACTTCTCCAAA gaGAAAGAGTCTCCAGATGGCAATAACGTGGCATGTATTCTTACACTGCCGCCATACCAACGCAGAGGCTACGGAAAGTTCCTCATAGCTTTTA gtTATGAGCTGTCAAAGCTGGAGAGTGCAGTCGGCTCTCCAGAGAAGCCTCTGTCTGATCTGGGGAAGCTGAGCTACAGAAGTTACTGGTCCTGGGTCCTGCTGGAGATCCTGAGGGACTTTAGAGGAACGCTGTCAATCAAAGACCTCAG CCAGATGACCAGCATCACGCAGAGTGACATCATTAGCACGCTGCAGTCACTCAATATGGTGAAGTACTGGAAAGGTCAGCACGTTATCTGTGTGACACCCAAACTGGTTGAGGAGCACCTGAAGAGCGCCCAGTACAAGAAACCACCAATTACAG TGGACACTATGTGTTTGAAGTGGGCGCCCCCCAAAAATAAACAAGCCAAGTTGTCCAAGAAGTGA